From Mycolicibacterium nivoides, a single genomic window includes:
- a CDS encoding Na+/H+ antiporter subunit A translates to MLAVLLAHAVATALAPLLVAKWGRRAFYPLALVPLGSLVWVGLNWPSHDRVPTLSIPWVHELSMDITLRFDSLAAIMSVLVLAIGALVLFYCGEYFHHHDGKIEKRLPSFAAELVAFSGSMFGLVVSDNMLVLYIFWETTTVLSFLLVGHYAERATSRRAATQALLVTTFGGLAMLVGIIVLGNLSGTYLLSELIASPPGGAAAAIGVALILVGALSKSAIVPMHFWLPGAMAAPTPVSAYLHAAAMVKAGVYLVARMAPGFADTSLWRPMVVGLGLLTMLLAGWRAVREYDLKLILAFGTVSQLGLITVMVGTGGSDMMLAGLAMLCAHAMFKAALFMVVGIIDHTTGTRDIRRLAGLGRHCKPLLVIAACATASMAALPPFFGFVAKEADLETVLHSPALGSAAPWVLTGIVVGSVFTTIYSLRFMWGAFADKGLPKPSTRVVEMHRPSTTFLTAPAILAAAGLAFGLWPAGMDAVLDEYANTMPGGSGYHLALWHGFGLPLLLSVVVLAVGTVVFFGRNRLPRTRFAYQPLGNADRMYDAVIRGLDVTSVRLTGETQRGSLPATQSVILSTLVVLPIVMLALGARDRPDFALWDSPLQVVVGLLMLAAAIGATVMRNRLAAVLLVGVTGYGCGAIFAFHGAPDLALTQFLVETLVLVIFVLVLRILPAEADATNINRHRLPRAALALAVGAAVTTLAVFAMAARNGVGIAELIPDAAYYRGHGANAVNVLLVDIRAWDTMGEVMVLLVAATGVASLVFRNRRFGAAPRVSTAVGQPDIGPIGAYSPAVGDVTWLRGSELRDPRHRSLVLEVATRVIFPLIMVLSAYFFFAGHNTPGGGFAGGLTAGLALVLRYLAGGRYELGETLPLDAGKILGTGLGLSAGTAVASILLGAPALSSAVLQFDVPVLGSVKMVTALFFDLGVYLIVVGLVLDILRSLGARVDAELAR, encoded by the coding sequence ATGCTCGCCGTTCTGCTCGCCCACGCGGTCGCCACCGCGCTGGCGCCGCTTCTGGTGGCCAAATGGGGCCGGCGAGCGTTCTATCCGTTGGCCTTGGTGCCGCTCGGCTCCCTGGTCTGGGTCGGCCTGAACTGGCCGAGCCACGACCGCGTCCCGACCCTCAGCATCCCGTGGGTGCACGAGCTGTCGATGGACATCACGCTGCGGTTCGACTCGCTCGCGGCCATCATGAGTGTGCTGGTGCTGGCCATCGGTGCTCTCGTCCTCTTCTATTGCGGCGAGTACTTCCACCACCACGACGGCAAGATCGAGAAGCGGCTGCCCAGCTTCGCGGCCGAGCTCGTCGCCTTCTCCGGGTCCATGTTCGGCCTGGTGGTCAGCGACAACATGCTGGTTCTCTACATCTTCTGGGAAACCACCACGGTGTTGTCCTTCCTGCTGGTCGGCCACTACGCCGAGCGGGCCACCAGCCGGCGGGCGGCCACCCAGGCATTGCTGGTGACCACGTTCGGCGGCCTGGCGATGCTGGTCGGCATCATCGTGCTGGGCAACCTGTCGGGCACCTATCTGCTCTCGGAGTTGATCGCCTCTCCGCCGGGAGGCGCGGCGGCCGCGATCGGGGTGGCGCTGATCCTCGTCGGCGCATTGTCGAAGTCGGCAATCGTGCCGATGCACTTCTGGCTGCCGGGCGCGATGGCCGCGCCCACTCCCGTCAGCGCGTATCTGCATGCCGCGGCGATGGTCAAGGCCGGTGTCTATCTGGTGGCCCGGATGGCGCCGGGCTTCGCCGACACTTCGCTGTGGCGGCCGATGGTCGTCGGGCTGGGGTTGCTCACGATGCTGTTGGCCGGCTGGCGCGCAGTCCGTGAATATGACCTGAAGTTGATCCTGGCCTTCGGCACGGTCAGCCAGCTCGGCCTGATCACCGTCATGGTCGGCACCGGCGGCAGCGACATGATGCTGGCCGGGCTGGCCATGCTGTGCGCGCACGCGATGTTCAAGGCCGCGTTGTTCATGGTGGTCGGCATCATCGACCACACCACCGGCACCCGCGACATCCGGCGCCTCGCCGGTTTGGGGCGCCACTGCAAGCCCCTGTTGGTCATCGCCGCGTGCGCCACCGCGAGCATGGCCGCGCTGCCGCCGTTCTTCGGTTTCGTCGCCAAGGAAGCCGACCTTGAGACCGTGCTGCACAGCCCGGCGCTCGGCTCCGCGGCTCCATGGGTGCTGACCGGCATCGTGGTGGGCTCGGTGTTCACCACCATCTACAGCCTGCGCTTCATGTGGGGCGCGTTCGCCGACAAGGGGCTGCCGAAACCGAGCACCCGGGTCGTTGAAATGCACCGCCCTTCAACCACTTTCCTGACCGCGCCGGCGATCCTCGCCGCGGCCGGCCTGGCCTTCGGGTTGTGGCCCGCCGGGATGGACGCGGTGCTCGACGAATACGCCAACACCATGCCCGGCGGATCCGGCTACCACCTGGCCCTGTGGCACGGGTTCGGCCTGCCGCTGCTGCTGTCGGTGGTGGTGCTGGCCGTCGGCACCGTGGTGTTCTTCGGCCGGAACCGCCTGCCTCGCACCCGGTTCGCCTATCAGCCGCTGGGCAACGCCGACCGCATGTACGACGCGGTGATCCGCGGCCTTGATGTCACCTCGGTGCGCCTGACCGGCGAGACCCAGCGCGGCTCGCTGCCGGCCACCCAGTCGGTGATCCTGTCGACGCTGGTGGTGCTGCCCATCGTGATGCTGGCGCTGGGCGCCCGGGACCGCCCGGATTTCGCGTTGTGGGATTCCCCGCTGCAGGTGGTGGTCGGGTTGTTGATGCTGGCCGCCGCGATCGGCGCGACGGTGATGCGTAACCGTCTGGCCGCGGTGCTGCTGGTCGGGGTGACCGGTTATGGCTGCGGTGCGATCTTCGCCTTCCACGGCGCGCCCGATCTGGCGTTGACCCAATTCCTGGTCGAGACACTGGTTTTGGTGATCTTCGTGCTGGTTCTCCGGATCCTGCCGGCCGAGGCCGATGCCACCAACATCAACCGCCACCGGCTGCCGCGCGCCGCCCTGGCGCTGGCGGTGGGCGCCGCGGTCACGACGCTCGCGGTCTTCGCGATGGCCGCACGCAACGGGGTGGGCATCGCCGAGCTGATCCCCGACGCCGCCTACTACCGCGGTCACGGCGCCAACGCGGTCAACGTGCTGCTGGTCGACATTCGCGCCTGGGACACCATGGGTGAGGTCATGGTGTTGCTGGTGGCCGCGACGGGTGTGGCATCGCTGGTGTTCCGGAACCGGCGATTCGGTGCAGCGCCCCGCGTCAGCACGGCCGTCGGCCAGCCCGACATCGGTCCCATCGGGGCGTACAGCCCGGCCGTCGGCGACGTCACCTGGCTGCGCGGCAGTGAGCTGCGCGACCCGCGACACCGCTCCCTGGTGCTGGAGGTGGCGACCCGCGTCATCTTCCCGCTCATCATGGTCCTCTCGGCGTACTTCTTCTTCGCCGGCCACAACACCCCCGGCGGCGGCTTCGCCGGCGGGTTGACCGCGGGCCTGGCCCTCGTGCTCCGATACCTGGCCGGCGGCCGCTACGAGCTCGGCGAGACGCTGCCGCTCGACGCGGGCAAGATCCTCGGCACCGGTCTGGGCCTCTCGGCGGGAACGGCGGTCGCGTCAATCCTGTTGGGAGCGCCCGCATTGTCCTCAGCCGTTCTGCAATTCGACGTTCCGGTACTCGGTTCGGTCAAGATGGTGACCGCATTGTTCTTCGACTTGGGGGTGTATCTCATCGTTGTCGGTTTGGTGCTCGACATCTTGCGCAGCCTCGGCGCCCGCGTGGATGCGGAGCTGGCCCGATGA
- a CDS encoding monovalent cation/H+ antiporter complex subunit F, whose protein sequence is MSTVWTIAAVMLTAAAAITMFRLLAGPSTLDRLVALDTLVAVTLCGIGTWAAYSLDTTVTYSLTALALISFVGSVSVARFRVPDTDEPRRKWLP, encoded by the coding sequence ATGAGCACCGTGTGGACGATTGCCGCGGTCATGCTGACCGCCGCCGCGGCCATCACGATGTTTCGCCTGCTGGCCGGGCCGAGCACCCTGGACCGGCTGGTGGCGCTGGACACTCTGGTGGCCGTCACGCTGTGCGGTATCGGCACCTGGGCGGCGTACAGCCTCGACACCACGGTGACCTACAGCCTGACTGCGTTGGCGTTGATCAGCTTTGTCGGTTCGGTGAGCGTGGCGCGATTCCGCGTGCCCGATACCGATGAACCGCGGCGGAAGTGGTTGCCGTGA
- a CDS encoding FAD-dependent monooxygenase, which translates to MAPGEVVVVGAGPTGLMLACELALGGAPVTVLEERTSTPNITRAFAVHARTLELLDGRGLVDRLLSRGIEVHEVAPPGGATLNLRELPTRFGMVLIVPQSGTEHVLEARAAELGVQVRRGAEVVGLRQDGQEVTVELAGGESLGAEYVVGCDGAHSAVRRLVGIDFVGKQYETHILLSDVRLATPPAETLFARTGTEGVVLFVPFGDGWFRAIAWDRLRERAPLEEPVTLDEMRDAFHRIAGDDFGMSDMRWSSRFLSERRQARHYRSGRVFLAGDAAHVHSPLGGQGMNTGLGDAFNLGWKLALAVHGQAPSWLLDSYERERHPVGAGVLRLTDAFNQIVLSSAASRRLRVLALGTVLRIPRARRFVAERLSGIGIAYPRSKDEDWLVGRRMADVDCGGTRLYELLRAGKFVLVTAEPVDVAGCDVVQAIDNRPELPDAVLVRPDGYVAWASERLPHAAEVRAAIAHWMSAAG; encoded by the coding sequence ATGGCCCCCGGCGAGGTCGTGGTGGTCGGCGCCGGTCCGACCGGATTGATGCTGGCGTGTGAGCTTGCGCTCGGCGGAGCGCCGGTCACGGTGCTGGAGGAACGCACCTCTACGCCGAACATCACCCGGGCTTTTGCGGTGCATGCGCGGACCCTGGAACTGCTCGACGGCCGCGGGCTGGTCGATCGGTTGCTGAGCCGCGGAATCGAGGTGCACGAGGTGGCGCCGCCCGGCGGGGCCACCCTGAATCTGCGGGAGCTGCCGACCCGGTTCGGGATGGTGCTGATCGTTCCGCAGAGCGGCACCGAGCACGTGCTCGAGGCCAGGGCCGCCGAACTGGGCGTGCAGGTGCGTCGCGGCGCCGAGGTGGTGGGGTTGCGTCAGGACGGCCAGGAAGTCACCGTCGAGCTGGCGGGCGGCGAGAGCCTCGGCGCCGAGTACGTGGTCGGCTGCGACGGCGCCCACAGCGCGGTGCGACGACTGGTCGGGATCGACTTCGTCGGCAAACAGTACGAGACACACATCCTGCTGTCCGACGTCCGGCTGGCCACGCCGCCCGCGGAGACGCTGTTCGCCCGGACCGGGACCGAGGGCGTGGTGTTGTTCGTGCCGTTCGGCGACGGCTGGTTCCGCGCCATCGCGTGGGACCGGCTGCGCGAGCGGGCGCCGCTGGAAGAGCCGGTGACGCTCGACGAGATGCGCGACGCGTTCCACCGCATCGCCGGCGATGACTTCGGCATGAGCGATATGCGGTGGAGTTCGCGCTTCCTCAGCGAGCGGCGCCAGGCCCGGCACTACCGGTCGGGCCGGGTGTTCCTGGCCGGCGACGCCGCGCACGTGCATTCCCCGCTGGGCGGGCAGGGCATGAACACCGGGCTCGGTGACGCGTTCAACCTGGGCTGGAAGCTGGCGTTGGCGGTCCACGGGCAGGCGCCGTCGTGGCTGCTGGACAGTTACGAACGCGAGCGCCATCCTGTCGGCGCCGGCGTGCTCCGGTTGACCGATGCGTTCAACCAGATCGTGCTGAGTTCGGCTGCGTCGCGCCGGCTGCGGGTGCTCGCGCTGGGGACGGTGTTGCGGATACCTCGTGCCCGACGGTTTGTGGCCGAACGGCTCAGCGGTATCGGCATCGCCTATCCACGGTCGAAGGACGAGGACTGGTTGGTCGGACGCCGGATGGCCGATGTGGACTGCGGGGGGACCCGGCTCTACGAGTTGTTGCGCGCCGGCAAGTTCGTTCTCGTCACGGCTGAACCGGTCGACGTCGCCGGCTGCGATGTGGTGCAGGCGATCGACAACCGCCCCGAACTTCCCGATGCGGTGCTGGTCCGGCCGGACGGCTATGTGGCCTGGGCCAGCGAGCGGTTGCCGCATGCGGCCGAGGTGCGTGCGGCGATCGCGCACTGGATGTCCGCTGCGGGCTAG
- a CDS encoding Na(+)/H(+) antiporter subunit C, producing MTTFLVPLIIIGGLTSTGVYLLLERNLTRMLLGLLLIGNAVNLLILTVGGKSGNPPIRGRTSNGATTDADPLAQGMILTAIVISMGLAAFVLALAYRSYRLTTVEEVSNDPEDTRVSQRSGTDEEVIPPPDPNRDTDAPDELDALPGFEGSK from the coding sequence ATGACGACATTCCTGGTCCCGCTGATCATCATCGGCGGGCTCACCAGCACCGGCGTGTACCTGCTGCTCGAACGCAACCTGACCCGGATGTTGTTGGGGTTGTTGCTGATCGGCAACGCGGTCAACCTGTTGATCCTGACTGTCGGCGGCAAGTCGGGCAATCCACCGATCCGCGGGCGCACCAGCAACGGCGCCACCACTGACGCCGATCCGCTGGCCCAGGGCATGATCCTCACCGCGATCGTGATCAGCATGGGGCTGGCGGCATTCGTACTGGCACTGGCCTACCGCTCGTATCGACTGACCACGGTCGAAGAGGTCAGCAACGATCCCGAGGACACCCGGGTTTCGCAGCGGTCGGGCACTGACGAGGAAGTCATTCCGCCACCCGACCCCAACCGCGACACCGACGCGCCCGACGAACTCGATGCGCTGCCGGGATTCGAGGGGTCGAAGTGA
- a CDS encoding SLC13 family permease codes for MLATGLLPVASLAPYLALTIFVVAFWFIATERADKVKTVLVAAGLMALLGLIPGAEVFHSEHQGIDWNVIFLLLGMMVIVGVIKQTGLFDFLAIWAAKRSRGNPFRLMVMLMAITAFASPVLDNVTIILLIAPVTLVICDRLRIPPQPYLIAEVLASNIGGAATLIGDPPNIIIGSRAGLTFNDFLIHMAPVVIIIFALFVLFTRVLFHRDLRADQMQIDEVMALQERRAIKDKRLLIRSLLVLNVVIVGFALHSVLHVAPSIVALLGAGAMLLVTDIDVAEVLPEVEWPTLVFFMGLFVMVAGLVHTGVIGALGSVAESAFGDNWFGAATALLFGSAIVGAFVDNIPYTATMTPVVEDMVAQVPEAQTGQALWWAFALGACFSGNGTAIAASANVVAIGIAKRAGHPISFWRFTRYGLVVTALSTALAWVYVWLRYF; via the coding sequence GTGCTCGCTACTGGCCTACTTCCCGTCGCTTCGCTCGCCCCATACCTGGCGCTGACGATCTTCGTCGTCGCCTTCTGGTTCATCGCCACCGAGCGAGCCGACAAGGTCAAGACCGTCCTGGTCGCCGCCGGCCTGATGGCCCTGCTCGGGTTGATCCCCGGCGCCGAGGTGTTCCACTCCGAGCACCAGGGCATCGACTGGAACGTCATCTTCCTGCTGCTCGGGATGATGGTGATCGTCGGCGTCATCAAGCAGACCGGGCTCTTCGATTTCCTGGCGATCTGGGCCGCCAAGCGCTCCCGCGGCAATCCGTTCCGGCTGATGGTCATGCTGATGGCGATCACCGCCTTCGCCTCACCGGTGCTCGACAACGTGACCATCATCCTACTGATCGCCCCGGTGACCCTGGTGATCTGCGACCGGCTGCGTATCCCGCCGCAGCCCTATCTGATCGCCGAGGTGCTGGCCTCCAACATCGGCGGCGCCGCCACCCTGATCGGAGATCCGCCGAACATCATCATCGGCAGTCGCGCCGGCCTGACCTTCAACGACTTCCTGATCCACATGGCACCAGTCGTGATCATCATTTTCGCGCTGTTCGTTCTGTTCACCCGGGTGCTGTTCCACCGGGACCTGCGTGCCGACCAGATGCAGATCGACGAGGTGATGGCCCTGCAGGAACGACGAGCCATCAAGGACAAGCGTCTGCTGATCCGCTCGCTTCTGGTGCTCAACGTGGTGATCGTCGGGTTCGCGCTGCATTCGGTGTTGCACGTGGCGCCGTCGATCGTCGCGCTGCTGGGTGCCGGGGCGATGCTGCTGGTCACCGACATCGATGTGGCCGAGGTGCTGCCTGAGGTCGAGTGGCCCACCTTGGTGTTCTTCATGGGGCTGTTCGTCATGGTCGCCGGGTTGGTCCACACCGGTGTCATCGGTGCGCTCGGGTCGGTGGCCGAGTCAGCGTTCGGCGACAACTGGTTCGGGGCGGCGACGGCGCTGCTGTTCGGTTCGGCGATCGTCGGCGCATTCGTCGACAACATTCCCTACACCGCGACGATGACGCCGGTGGTGGAGGACATGGTGGCTCAAGTACCGGAGGCGCAGACGGGCCAGGCGCTGTGGTGGGCGTTCGCGCTCGGCGCCTGTTTCAGCGGCAACGGCACTGCCATCGCGGCCAGCGCCAACGTGGTGGCCATCGGCATCGCCAAGCGGGCCGGGCATCCGATCAGCTTCTGGCGGTTCACCCGGTACGGCCTCGTGGTCACCGCGCTCAGTACCGCCCTGGCCTGGGTGTACGTCTGGCTGCGGTACTTCTGA
- a CDS encoding Na+/H+ antiporter subunit E: MRWVLLRAWILCWLMLVWVLLWGSISPANIVSGFAVAVVITVLLPLPAVPVEGRVHLLSLLRLVIQVAVWLVMSSFQMAWLAVRPGPLPVNAVLRAHLAIKSDLVLALGVNIINLTPGTIVLEIDQTRRLIYVHVVDVGSDRAINRFHSQITTLQRLLVAAFERESDWRPAANKEGA, translated from the coding sequence ATGAGGTGGGTGCTGCTTCGGGCCTGGATCCTGTGCTGGCTGATGCTGGTGTGGGTGCTGCTGTGGGGCAGCATCTCCCCGGCCAACATCGTGTCGGGCTTTGCCGTTGCCGTGGTGATCACGGTGCTCCTGCCGCTGCCCGCCGTCCCTGTCGAGGGCCGGGTCCATCTGTTGTCGCTGCTGCGGTTGGTCATTCAGGTCGCCGTCTGGCTGGTGATGTCCTCGTTCCAGATGGCGTGGCTGGCGGTCAGGCCGGGGCCGCTGCCGGTCAACGCGGTGTTGCGGGCGCATCTGGCGATCAAGTCGGATCTGGTCCTGGCACTCGGCGTCAACATCATCAACCTGACCCCTGGGACCATCGTGCTGGAGATCGATCAGACGCGGCGGCTGATCTACGTACATGTCGTCGATGTGGGTTCCGACCGGGCGATCAACCGGTTCCACAGCCAGATCACCACGCTGCAACGGCTTTTGGTGGCGGCCTTTGAGCGCGAGTCGGACTGGCGCCCTGCGGCCAACAAGGAGGGCGCATGA
- a CDS encoding SAM-dependent methyltransferase: MARTDDDSWDITESVGATALAVAMARASETVSESPLFTDPYAQMFLDAAAARGWRPPTGAMAQRIRAIGNYAASRTKWFDEFFLAAGAAGIRQSVILAAGLDARAWRLPWIHDSVVFEIDQPQVLQFKEEVLASHRAVPKARHVAVPVDLRQDWPKALQDAGFDATEPTAWSVEGLLPYLPADAQDQLFERITELSARDSRIAVEAFSAGFFSEDHLARRRERIAQMRAEAAEAGDDMPDPERLWFVEDRAHVPDWLSEHCWDVGALPADDLMARYHRSLPADTTEGIMSTEFVEGVLLEK, from the coding sequence ATGGCCAGAACTGACGACGACAGCTGGGATATCACCGAGAGCGTGGGTGCCACCGCGCTCGCGGTCGCGATGGCACGCGCCAGCGAGACCGTCTCAGAATCCCCGTTGTTCACCGACCCGTACGCACAGATGTTCCTCGATGCGGCAGCAGCACGGGGGTGGCGCCCTCCCACCGGCGCGATGGCCCAGCGGATCCGCGCCATCGGGAATTACGCCGCGTCCCGCACCAAGTGGTTCGACGAGTTCTTCCTCGCCGCCGGCGCGGCGGGCATCCGTCAGTCGGTGATCCTGGCGGCCGGTCTGGATGCCCGCGCCTGGCGGTTGCCCTGGATCCACGACAGCGTGGTGTTCGAGATCGACCAACCGCAGGTGCTGCAGTTCAAGGAGGAGGTTCTGGCCTCCCACCGGGCTGTGCCCAAGGCCCGGCACGTCGCCGTCCCGGTCGATCTGCGCCAGGATTGGCCGAAGGCCTTGCAGGATGCGGGTTTCGACGCAACCGAGCCCACAGCATGGTCGGTCGAAGGGCTGCTGCCGTACCTGCCCGCCGACGCGCAGGACCAGCTGTTCGAGCGCATCACCGAACTGTCGGCACGGGACAGCCGGATCGCGGTCGAGGCGTTCAGCGCCGGGTTCTTCTCCGAGGATCACCTGGCTCGTCGCCGCGAGCGCATCGCGCAGATGCGGGCTGAGGCCGCCGAGGCCGGTGATGACATGCCTGACCCGGAACGCCTGTGGTTCGTCGAGGACCGCGCTCACGTCCCCGACTGGCTCAGCGAACACTGCTGGGACGTGGGGGCACTGCCCGCCGATGACCTGATGGCGCGCTACCACCGCTCCCTGCCGGCCGATACCACCGAGGGCATCATGTCCACGGAGTTCGTCGAAGGCGTTCTGCTCGAAAAATAG
- a CDS encoding Na+/H+ antiporter subunit D has product MTAQALIPLPVLIPALAAAATLVAGRRPQLQRLITQFALTAVVVVCAALVYLADRDGTLVLHVGGWGQSVPGMGPLGITLVVDRLSALMLVVSAIVLLAVVAYAIGQGIRDGDQRQPVSIFLPTYLVLSAGVCTAFLAGDLFNLFVGFEVLLAASFVLLTIGASEDRVRAGISYVLVSMVSSLIFLIGIALVYAATGTLNMAELALRLDDIPSGTRTALFAVLLVAFGIKAAVFPLSTWLPDSYPTAPAPVTAVFAGLLTKVGVYAIIRAHSLLFPGGELDNVLLVAGLLTMVIGILGAIAQSDIKRLLSFTLVSHIGYMVFGVALASQLGMSGAIYYVAHHIVVQTTLFLVVGLIERQAGASTLQRLGGLAAASPVLAFVFVVPALNLGGIPPFSGFIGKVALLEAGAQNGSALAWILVAGSVVTSLLTLYVVARVWTKAFWRARADAPEGHLAGSAPAVLLDDIEDIEFADRDSVGRMPMGMLAPTGVLIAVGLALTVAAGPIFSYSERAAAEVLDRGQYISAVLGGDER; this is encoded by the coding sequence GTGACGGCCCAGGCCCTGATCCCGTTGCCGGTGCTGATCCCGGCACTCGCCGCGGCCGCGACGCTCGTGGCCGGACGCCGTCCCCAGTTGCAACGACTCATCACCCAGTTCGCACTGACGGCCGTGGTCGTGGTGTGCGCGGCGCTGGTGTACCTGGCCGACCGGGACGGCACCCTGGTGCTGCACGTCGGCGGCTGGGGCCAGAGCGTTCCCGGCATGGGGCCGCTGGGCATCACCCTGGTGGTAGACCGGCTTTCGGCACTCATGCTCGTGGTGTCGGCCATCGTGTTGCTGGCGGTGGTCGCGTACGCCATCGGGCAGGGTATCCGCGACGGCGACCAACGCCAGCCGGTGTCGATCTTCCTGCCCACCTATCTGGTGCTGTCGGCCGGCGTGTGCACCGCGTTCCTGGCGGGTGACCTGTTCAATCTGTTCGTCGGCTTCGAGGTTCTGCTGGCCGCGAGCTTCGTCCTGCTGACCATCGGCGCCAGCGAGGACCGCGTCCGAGCGGGCATCTCCTACGTGCTGGTGTCGATGGTGTCGTCGCTGATCTTCCTGATCGGCATCGCGCTGGTGTACGCGGCGACCGGGACACTGAACATGGCCGAGCTGGCGTTACGCCTCGACGACATCCCGTCGGGCACCCGCACCGCGCTGTTCGCGGTGCTGCTGGTGGCGTTCGGCATCAAGGCCGCGGTGTTCCCGCTGTCGACGTGGCTGCCCGACTCCTACCCCACCGCGCCCGCGCCGGTCACCGCGGTGTTCGCCGGCTTGCTGACGAAAGTCGGTGTTTACGCGATCATCCGGGCCCATTCGCTGCTGTTCCCGGGTGGCGAGCTGGACAACGTCCTGCTGGTGGCGGGCCTGCTCACCATGGTCATCGGCATCCTCGGTGCGATCGCCCAGAGCGACATCAAACGACTGTTGTCCTTCACGCTCGTCAGCCACATCGGCTACATGGTGTTCGGTGTCGCACTGGCCAGCCAGCTCGGCATGTCCGGCGCGATCTACTACGTGGCCCACCACATCGTCGTGCAGACAACGTTGTTCTTGGTCGTCGGTCTGATCGAGCGGCAGGCCGGGGCGTCAACCTTGCAGCGACTGGGAGGCCTGGCCGCGGCAAGCCCGGTGCTGGCGTTCGTGTTCGTCGTGCCCGCGCTCAACCTCGGTGGTATCCCGCCCTTCTCGGGCTTCATCGGCAAGGTTGCGCTGCTGGAGGCGGGCGCCCAGAACGGTTCGGCACTGGCTTGGATCCTGGTGGCCGGCAGTGTGGTCACCAGCCTGCTGACGCTCTACGTGGTGGCACGGGTGTGGACGAAGGCGTTCTGGCGGGCCCGTGCCGACGCACCCGAGGGGCACCTGGCCGGGTCGGCACCGGCGGTGCTGCTCGACGACATCGAGGACATCGAGTTCGCCGACCGCGACAGTGTGGGACGCATGCCGATGGGAATGTTGGCTCCGACAGGCGTTTTGATCGCTGTCGGGCTGGCGTTGACGGTGGCGGCCGGGCCGATCTTCTCCTACAGCGAGCGCGCGGCGGCCGAAGTGCTGGACCGTGGACAATACATCTCGGCGGTGCTCGGGGGTGATGAGCGATGA
- a CDS encoding monovalent cation/H(+) antiporter subunit G, with protein sequence MNILDIVTAVLILAGSTLALTAAIGVVRFGDTMSRMHSATKPQVLGLLLVLAGAAIRLRGHADVGMLILTGLFTLITAPVIANRVGQLAYREQRNRENLLTRDEMAEFEETEGDGQN encoded by the coding sequence GTGAACATCCTCGACATCGTCACCGCGGTCCTGATCCTGGCCGGGTCGACGCTGGCCTTGACCGCGGCGATCGGCGTGGTGCGGTTCGGCGACACCATGTCGCGGATGCATTCGGCGACCAAGCCCCAGGTGCTCGGGCTGTTGCTGGTGCTGGCCGGCGCGGCGATCCGGCTCCGGGGCCACGCCGATGTCGGCATGTTGATCCTCACCGGTTTGTTCACGCTGATCACCGCGCCGGTGATCGCCAACCGCGTGGGGCAACTGGCCTACCGTGAGCAGCGCAATCGGGAGAACCTGCTGACCCGCGACGAGATGGCGGAGTTCGAGGAGACTGAAGGCGATGGCCAGAACTGA
- a CDS encoding LON peptidase substrate-binding domain-containing protein, translated as MTVSPMFPLEVAMLPGQELPLRIFEPRYVAMVGDCMAMSEPSFGVVLISAGREVGGGDRRCDVGALAKIVDCQEFGVGKYRLLCVMGDRIRVQRWLDDDPYPRAEIEMWPDDPDGVADAARISNVEDRMVALLDRIGEARGTPIRSREIVESASVDSENRLYALATRLPMGQADRYALLAAPSEAARVEVLSEAVDTVTAMVEFQLSE; from the coding sequence ATGACGGTCTCACCGATGTTTCCACTCGAAGTGGCCATGTTGCCCGGCCAGGAGTTGCCGCTGCGGATCTTCGAACCGCGCTATGTGGCGATGGTGGGCGACTGTATGGCCATGTCGGAGCCGTCTTTCGGGGTCGTGCTGATCTCGGCCGGCCGCGAGGTGGGCGGCGGTGACCGGCGGTGCGACGTCGGGGCCCTGGCCAAGATCGTCGACTGCCAGGAGTTCGGTGTCGGCAAGTACCGACTGCTGTGCGTGATGGGTGACCGAATCCGGGTGCAGCGCTGGCTCGACGACGATCCGTATCCGCGCGCCGAGATCGAGATGTGGCCCGACGATCCCGACGGTGTGGCGGATGCCGCCCGGATCAGCAACGTGGAAGACCGGATGGTGGCGCTGCTGGACCGGATCGGGGAGGCTCGCGGGACACCGATCCGCAGCCGCGAGATCGTCGAGTCGGCCAGCGTCGACTCGGAGAACCGCTTGTACGCCTTGGCGACTCGGTTGCCCATGGGCCAGGCTGACCGCTACGCGCTGTTGGCCGCGCCGTCGGAGGCGGCACGTGTCGAGGTGCTCAGCGAAGCGGTGGACACCGTCACCGCGATGGTGGAGTTCCAGCTTTCGGAGTGA